In a single window of the Phocoena sinus isolate mPhoSin1 chromosome 7, mPhoSin1.pri, whole genome shotgun sequence genome:
- the TTC30A gene encoding tetratricopeptide repeat protein 30A, with amino-acid sequence MAGLSGAPIPDGEFTAVVYRLIRDARYAEAVQLLGGELQRSPRSRAGLSLLGYCYYRLQEFALAAECYEQLGQLHPELEQYRLYQAQALYKACLYPEATRVAFLLLDNPAYHNRVLRLQAAIKYSEGDLPGARSLVEQLLSGEGGEDSGGENELDGQVNLGCLLYKEGHYEAACSKFSAALQASGYRPDLSYNLALAYYSSRQYAFALKHIADIIEHGIRQHPELGVGMTTEGIDVRSVGNTLVLHQTALVEAFNLKAAIEYQLRNYEVAQETLTDMPPRAEEELDPVTLHNQALMNMDARPTEGFEKLQFLLQQNPFPPETFGNLLLLYCKYEYFDLAADVLAENAHLTYKFLTPYLYDFLDAMITCQTAPEEAFIKLDGLAGMLTEQLRRLTKQVQEARHNRDDEAVKKAVNEYDDTLEKYIPVLMAQAKIYWNLENYPMVEKIFRKSVEFCNDHDVWKLNVAHVLFMQENKYTEAIGFYEPIVKKHYDNILNVSAIVLANLCVSYIMTSQNEEAEELMRKIEKEEEQLSYEDPDKKIYHLCIVNLVIGTLYCAKGNYDFGISRVIKSLEPYNKKLGTDTWYYAKRCFLSLLENMSKHMIVLRDSVIQECVQFLEHCELYGRNIPAVIEQPLEEERMHIGKNTVTYESRQLKALIYEIIGWNM; translated from the coding sequence ATGGCGGGGCTGAGCGGTGCGCCCATCCCCGACGGGGAGTTCACCGCGGTCGTGTACCGGCTCATCCGGGATGCCCGCTACGCCGAGGCCGTGCAGCTGCTGGGCGGAGAGCTCCAGCGGAGCCCGAGGAGCCGCGCCGGCCTGTCGCTGCTGGGCTACTGTTACTACCGCCTGCAGGAGTTCGCGCTGGCCGCCGAGTGCTATGAGCAGCTGGGCCAGCTGCACCCGGAGCTGGAGCAGTACCGCCTGTACCAGGCCCAGGCCCTGTACAAGGCCTGCCTTTACCCAGAGGCCACCCGCGTCGCCTTCCTCCTCCTGGACAACCCCGCCTACCACAATCGGGTCCTCCGTCTCCAAGCCGCGATCAAGTACAGCGAGGGCGATCTGCCCGGGGCCAGGAGCCTGGTGGAGCAGCTACtgagtggggaaggaggagaagacaGCGGGGGCGAGAACGAGCTCGATGGCCAGGTCAACCTGGGCTGTTTGCTCTACAAGGAGGGACATTATGAAGCCGCGTGTTCCAAGTTCTCTGCTGCCTTGCAGGCTTCGGGCTACCGGCCTGACCTTTCCTACAACCTGGCTTTGGCCTATTACAGCAGCCGGCAGTATGCATTCGCGCTGAAGCATATCGCCGACATTATTGAGCACGGCATCCGCCAGCACCCAGAGCTGGGTGTGGGCATGACCACCGAGGGCATTGATGTTCGAAGTGTTGGCAACACCTTAGTCCTTCACCAGACCGCTCTGGTGGAAGCCTTCAACCTCAAGGCCGCCATAGAATACCAACTGAGAAACTATGAGGTGGCCCAGGAAACCCTCACAGATATGCCTCCGAGGGCAGAGGAAGAGTTAGACCCTGTGACCCTGCACAACCAGGCGCTAATGAACATGGATGCCAGGCCTACAGAAGGGTTTGAGAAGCTACAGTTTTTGCTCCAACAGAATCCCTTTCCCCCAGAGACCTTTGGCAACCTGTTGCTGCTCTACTGTAAATATGAGTATTTTGACCTGGCAGCAGATGTCCTGGCAGAGAATGCCCATTTGACTTACAAGTTCCTCACACCCTATCTCTATGACTTCTTGGATGCCATGATCACTTGCCAGACAGCTCCTGAAGAGGCTTTCATTAAGCTTGATGGGCTAGCAGGGATGCTGACTGAACAGCTCCGGAGACTCACCAAACAAGTGCAGGAAGCAAGACACAACAGAGATGATGAAGCTGTCAAAAAGGCAGTGAATGAATATGATGACACCCTTGAGAAGTATATTCCCGTGCTGATGGCCCAGGCCAAAATCTACTGGAACCTTGAAAATTATCCAATGGTGGAAAAGATCTTCCGCAAATCTGTGGAATTCTGTAATGATCATGATGTGTGGAAGCTGAATGTGGCTCATGTTCTGTTCATGCAGGAAAACAAATACACAGAAGCCATAGGTTTTTATGAGCCCATAGTCAAGAAGCATTATGACAACATCCTGAATGTCAGTGCTATTGTGCTGGCTAACCTGTGTGTTTCATATATTATGACAAGTCAAAACGAAGAAGCTGAGGAGTTGATGAGGAAGATTGAAAAGGAGGAAGAGCAGCTCTCCTATGAGGACCCAGATAAGAAAATCTACCATCTCTGCATTGTGAATTTGGTGATAGGGACGCTCTATTGTGCCAAAGGAAATTATGACTTCGGTATTTCTCGGGTTATCAAAAGCTTGGAACCTTATAATAAAAAACTGGGAACTGATACCTGGTATTACGCCAAAAGATGCTTCCTGTCATTACTAGAAAACATGTCAAAGCACATGATTGTGCTTCGTGACAGTGTTATTCAAGAATGTGTCCAGTTTCTAGAACACTGTGAACTTTATGGCAGGAACATACCTGCTGTTATTGAACAACccctggaagaagaaagaatgcaTATTGGAAAGAATACAGTCACTTATGAATCCAGACAACTAAAAGCTTTGATTTATGAGATTATAGGTTGGAATATGTAG